CGTAGCGCTCGCGCTCGTCGAACGCCTCGGCGAGCTTCTCGAAGGCCTCGTAGAGGGAGTAGTACCGATACGAGTGCCAGTCGTACACCCGCGTGAATCCGGTGTTGCCGAGGAACGGCGCGACGTTCTCGCGGATCTCCTCGACGTCGGCCTCGCTCCAGCCGAGTCGGTGGATTATGAAGTTCGGGTCGACGACGTGGAGGTCGGCGTCGAGTTCGTAGAACACCTCCTTGCCGGTGCCATCCTGCCAGAGCTGGGTGAGCGACTCCGCGTCGACGTCGACGCCGGGGAGGCCGTCGTAGTGGTGGGTCCCGAACCGCGCGCGGACGCCGATGCCGGCCAGGCCGTCGGCCTGGCCGAGCGCGACGCCCATATCCGCGTAGTCGCCGGTGTAGGGCACCCACCGCTCGGGGACGGACTCGAAGGCGACCTCGCCGACGGGCGCCATCCGCACCGAGTAGGACCCGCCGTTCGCGGACTCGGCCGAGTCGCTCGCGGCCGTCGACGGCGCGGTCGTGTCGGCGGCCGTCTCCTCGCCCGCGTCGGTCGCCGTCGAGTCGGCCGACGACGAGCCGCCCAGACAGCCCGAGAGGAGCCCGGCGGCGCCGACGAGGCTCCCGTACTTCAGGTACTCCCGCCGGGTCCGCCGCTCTCGCGCGGGATCGGGTCGCATCTCAGAACTCCCCGTTGACGACGTCCGCGACGCGCTGCCGGTCGAACAGCGCCTCGTCGACGTCGTAGAGCGTCCGCGCGAGCCGCTCTGTCACGACGAGGTTCGTGATCGGGCCCTGGTACAGCGGCCCCGCGCGGTAGACGTCGCCGTTCGCGACGGCGGTGAGTTCGCTCGCGACGTCGTGGCCTTCCATATACTGGACGACGGTGTTTTGGAACTCCTCGCCTGTCTTGGCCTCCTGG
This is a stretch of genomic DNA from Halobellus sp. MBLA0158. It encodes these proteins:
- a CDS encoding ABC transporter substrate-binding protein; the encoded protein is MRPDPARERRTRREYLKYGSLVGAAGLLSGCLGGSSSADSTATDAGEETAADTTAPSTAASDSAESANGGSYSVRMAPVGEVAFESVPERWVPYTGDYADMGVALGQADGLAGIGVRARFGTHHYDGLPGVDVDAESLTQLWQDGTGKEVFYELDADLHVVDPNFIIHRLGWSEADVEEIRENVAPFLGNTGFTRVYDWHSYRYYSLYEAFEKLAEAFDERERYEAFAAYHDEILADVRSRLPSATPELAVLYPAGMPPESFYPYLIGEGTQSKQWRDLGVDDALAAHGVTDAQAGGGTIDYETLLEIDPDAIAVRIQGEITDAYFEENVVSHLESHDVASELTAVREGRVFYGGLTYQGPIIHLFQLETAARGLYPDVFGGEELFDRQRVADIVTGDFEP